A genomic segment from Antedon mediterranea chromosome 6, ecAntMedi1.1, whole genome shotgun sequence encodes:
- the LOC140052417 gene encoding growth/differentiation factor 11-like — MYSHAIQLVCILLIAAGAKACLREGVHTERQQRGIGENDSKRPRKNDIGKALELATKQTIMKLLSIDESFINELNRVPPEQIPEDKLREYDNLVLKNQIQSGKTDILFNITDEGHSPSLLESRRSWRSDGSTERLYFHTHFAEARGRKRRYITKTATLTFYVKALPNVNTQSIEIGVFEFFNTSLTARGHVKSQTVPLINDKWQKFSIDITDLVDDWLKFPRLNFGIEIGTTTGEPLNNYLHLYSRRSRSRKNNSNEIPNIEQYPVITIELQKRSRLNRDTQTSNLDSHGMCSKNQIGCCRKNYTIDFEKLNFGNLILRPTSVNMFYCHGACGDNNIFMNDMHTLFKHYVHEKDPELNGPCCVPTRFNDFPVIIRTSERTLEVMVLENLIANDCKCS, encoded by the exons atgtattccCATGCCATTCAACTAGTGTGTATCCTGTTAATCGCTGCAGGCGCTAAGGCTTGTTTGCGTGAGGGTGTGCACACAGAACGCCAGCAACGTGGTATCGGCGAAAACGATTCAAAAAGACCAAGAAAAAACGACATTGGCAAAGCTTTAGAGTTAGCAACAAAACAAACTATTATGAAATTGCTTTCAATCGATGAGTCATTCATTAACGAATTAAACAGAGTTCCTCCTGAGCAGATACCAGAAGACAAATTAAGAGAGTACGACAACTTAGTACTAAAGAACCAGATACAGAGTGGCAAAACAGACATCCTTTTCAACATAACAGATGAAG GGCATTCGCCGTCGTTACTTGAGTCAAGACGTTCATGGAGGTCAGACGGTTCCACTGAACGGTTGTATTTTCATACTCATTTTGCCGAAGCACGAGGTAGGAAAAGGAGATACATAACAAAAACAGCTACGTTGACATTTTATGTAAAGGCACTTCCCAACGTGAACACGCAAAGTATAGAAATCGGTGTTTTTGAGTTTTTCAACACAAGTTTGACAGCTCGTGGTCATGTAAAATCACAAACTGTTCCGCTGATCAATGATAAATGGCAGAAATTTTCCATTGACATCACAGATCTGGTTGATGATTGGTTAAAATTTCCAAGACTGAATTTTGGAATAGAAATTGGAACTACGACAGGAGAACCactcaataattatttacatttgtatAGCCGTCGTTCGAGAAGTAGGAAAAACAACTCAAACGAAATACCAAACATTGAACAATACCCCGTTATAACAATTGAATTGCAGAAAAGAAGTAGATTAAATAGGGACACACAAACTTCAAATTTAGATTCACATGGAATGTGTTCAAAAAATCAAATTGGATGTTGTcgaaaaaattatacaattgaTTTTGAGAAGCTAAATTTTGGTAATCTAATTCTCCGTCCTACATCAGTCAATATGTTTTATTGTCATGGTGCATGCGgagataataatatttttatgaatgacATGCATACATTATTCAAACATTATGTGCATGAAAAAGACCCTGAGCTTAATGGTCCGTGTTGTGTACCAACAAGATTTAACGACTTTCCAGTAATAATACGCACTTCGGAGCGAACACTCGAAGTAATGGTACTTGAAAATCTAATTGCAAATGACTGCAAGTGCTCATGA